A segment of the Lycium ferocissimum isolate CSIRO_LF1 chromosome 5, AGI_CSIRO_Lferr_CH_V1, whole genome shotgun sequence genome:
TTGTTTAACGGCAGCAGTTAACCAGCTGACAAAAATTCCATCTGTTATTGTAGCTAATGCTGTTCTTCAAGGTGCATGTGAGCGTGCTATTGTTGGTGATCTATATTGTGATATCCCATTAGGTCTTTATATTATACGTGGGGAAAATGTTGTGTTAATTGGTGAACTGGTATGTCTTGTTTTCTCTCAATACATAACTTTTTTGCTATCCCATAATCTTATACCCTTTGGTTTATACAATGTTGTTATGATTGGTCAGGACGTAGATAAGGAGGAACTTCCTCCCCATATGACACGTGTTTCAGAAGCTGAGATACGAAGGGTAAGATCCTGTTATTATTAGTTCCACTATGCTTAATGGACTTGTGGCAGGCACATGACTTGTGTAGTGTGGGATGTGAGGCAACTTATGTATAGAAGAGACTATATCTGAAAATTGgtgaaaatttagaagaaaaaaaaaaactgaaagtGTTTTGCCAGGTTTTGGAAATTTAGGGATGAGGGGGAGTGGAATAGATAAAGATGAAGGTATTATGCCAAGTTGCATAAAGGATAGCTTTTACATGCCCCTTTATTAATGAAATTACCCTtggtaaaaaagaaaaggataattGAAAgtaggggatttgccttctgggtcgagcttgTCGCACatggcttgcctagtgcggttTATCTCTCTTGTGTGGTTTGtgggctattgcacaggagcgggGTTTATCTTGTGCGCACCTAAAGGGTAGCGGCTGGggttccctaaaaaaaaaaaaagaaaaaaaaaggataagctTTTACGTGAAGTACAGTATGTAGCCTTTTCCCCTTtgcaacacaaagaaagaaattataaaGCTGAAAAAAACCCAGGAATCCTCCTTAATAGAATGCAAGTTGTATATAACTTATATCCTTTGTGTGTGCctgttttcatatttttttcaaagaGGAAACATGTCCATCTTTCTAGTTTATAAATCTGTTCTTTCAAGTGCAAAATCATGGTTAAGATGAAGCTAACCATTTTTAAATTGTTGATCAGTTTGTCATAGATAAGACAAGATGTTATTAGTTCATATAAGACTAGTACACATTATAGAATATAGGAACCGGACCAATTTATTTGATGCTTCTTGTGTATTGTCATCATTGTATATGCTATATTCCTTTTTGAGACTTCtgatttattactaataatgcATATCATCTATACATCATCAGGCGCAGAAAGCAGAAAGGGACGCCACAGATCTTAAAGGCTCGATGAGAAA
Coding sequences within it:
- the LOC132055301 gene encoding sm-like protein LSM1B — encoded protein: MSWASPEDIYTSTSLASYLDKKLLVLLRDGRKLLGTLCSFDQFANAVLQGACERAIVGDLYCDIPLGLYIIRGENVVLIGELDVDKEELPPHMTRVSEAEIRRAQKAERDATDLKGSMRKRMEFLDMD